In Fusarium verticillioides 7600 chromosome 4, whole genome shotgun sequence, the following proteins share a genomic window:
- a CDS encoding serine/threonine protein kinase, giving the protein MDGASLVTDDLLDPPPRIYERLRQIAGYTWDESQLPFHSSYDFWHVFGTRWVSSVPSPSSSHNASSPGSALRLHSGRPSPLEPYAQISNIDGYDTQAITPPASSSSNIPSDAAYIEEPVVARLSYHALREERAFHIAKSLIATSDPTGEHIVKPIDLIRLQPLPGDRAQVVVSIYQHPGPNYLLEVLDMGPAFYRARIHGETFSSLRKNEPELHPPISLQYFLDFAIGATQCLELLHHNLGMIHGEIRGDAFHFNIETGQVKVMSFGSGIRSFEHGLTSTGWSTLSKELGAQNKLLYISPEQTGRMPAEPDSRTDIYSLGVLFWTLLTQRPVFEGDSPLDIVQGVLGRRIPNVSTVRLDIPDVVGRIIQRCTARNVQDRYHSASGLRHDLIKVQEFLGDGDWLALKEWRIGTKDVSSFFMLPAIMIGRQQEQAELAKVIDRVAKSHAMNLKGNTNRFSDGSTLSNDMAAFDDISSEGASSVDGTNYRSGSFTHTASSDPKLPKTNFNPLFSDTQTVSGDTISSSPSGTLPRIARPWERHQSISIETRSLVDSSGPDSQNRHSVVESTASSLSRQLGSAKFRRRDHCEVVTIEGAGGLGKSCLVQSVLADAGGGVIVPLRNLTPQENSIWTSA; this is encoded by the exons ATGGACGGTGCTTCTCTCGTTACcgatgaccttcttgatccCCCGCCTCGAATATACGAGCGACTTCGTCAGATAGCTGGTTATACATGGGATGAAAGCCAGCTGCCTTTCCATTCTTCATACGACTTCTG GCACGTATTCGGCACGCGGTGGGTGTCCTCGGTGCCTTCGCCTTCGAGCTCTCACAATGCCTCGAGCCCAGGATCCGCCCTGAGGCTACATTCTGGCCGCCCATCGCCGTTAGAACCTTACGCCCAAATATCGAATATCGACGGGTACGATACTCAAGCAATAACACCCCCAGCCTCATCGTCCTCCAATATACCAAGCGATGCCGCATATATCGAAGAACCAGTCGTTGCTCGTTTATCATATCACGCCCTACGAGAGGAGCGGGCTTTTCACATAGCTAAAAGCTTAATTGCCACTTCAGATCCGACAGGGGAGCACATTGTTAAACCTATCGACTTGATTAGGCTACAACCCCTTCCTGGCGATCGCGCACAGGTTGTTGTTTCTATATACCAGCATCCTGGACCCAACTATCTACTCGAAGTGCTGGACATGGGACCGGCTTTTTACAGAGCTCGCATACATGGGGAGACATTCAGCTCATTACGGAAGAACGAACCCGAACTGCACCCGCCAATCTCTCTACAATATTTTCTAGATTTTGCTATAGGTGCGACTCAATGCCTGGAGCTTCTCCACCACAACCTTGGCATGATCCATGGCGAAATCCGAGGCGATGCGTTTCACTTCAATATCGAAACTGGGCAGGTCAAAGTTATGTCTTTTGGGTCTGGCATTCGCTCGTTCGAACACGGCCTGACGAGCACGGGATGGTCAACGCTTTCGAAAGAACTTGGGGCACAGAACaaactattatatataagccCTGAACAGACAGGACGAATGCCTGCTGAGCCAGATAGTCGGACCGACATTTATTCTTTGGGTGTTTTATTCTGGACCTTACTGACTCAGAGGCCAGTCTTCGAAGGTGATAGCCCCCTTGACATCGTACAGGGCGTTCTTGGTCGGAGAATACCGAACGTCTCTACAGTGAGGCTTGATATCCCTGACGTGGTTGGGAGGATCATACAAAGATGCACGGCTAGAAATGTCCAGGACCGTTATCACTCGGCGAGCGGGCTTCGCCATGATTTAATTAAGGTCCAGGAGTTTCTCGGTGACGGAGATTGGTTGGCGCTTAAGGAGTGGAGGATTGGAACTAAGGACGTATCGTCGTTCTTCATGCTTCCAGCGATCATGATCGGCCGCCAGCAAGAGCAAGCAGAATTAGCCAAGGTCATTGATCGCGTCGCAAAAAGCCATGCCATGAACTTGAAGGGAAACACGAACCGGTTCTCTGACggctcaaccttgtcaaacGATATGGCCGCTTTTGATGATATTTCTAGTGAGGGAGCGAGCTCTGTGGATGGCACAAACTATCGCAGCGGTTCTTTTACCCAcactgcttcttctgacCCTAAGCTACCAAAGACCAACTTCAACCCCTTGTTCTCAGATACCCAGACGGTATCTGGCGATacaatttcatcttcaccatccgGGACCCTTCCGAGAATTGCCAGGCCATGGGAAAGACACCAGTCAATCTCAATTGAGACACGCAGTCTTGTCGATAGCTCAGGACCCGATTCCCAAAATCGCCACAGCGTCGTAGAGTCGACAGCGTCCAGCCTGTCAAGACAGCTGGGCTCGGCCAAGTTTAGACGGCGCGACCATTGTGAGGTTGTCACAATCGAGGGTGCAGGGGGTCTTGGAAAGAGCTGTCTTGTTCAAAGTGTTCTGGCGGATGCAGGCGGCGGGGTTATTGTGCCACTGCGAAATTTGACACCGCAGGAGAACAGCATTTGGACCTCTGCTTAA
- a CDS encoding 60S ribosomal protein L27-A, which yields MKFLKVGRVAIITRGRYAGKKVVIIQPVDNGNKPHPFGHALVAGIERYPSKITRRMSKTRQEKRNKIKPFIKVINYNHLMPTRYTLELEGLKGAVSNDTFKEVSQREDAKKTVKKVLEERYTSGKNRWFFTPLKF from the exons atgaagttccTCAAGGTCGGCCGagtcgccatcatcacccgCGGCAGATACGCCGGAAAGAAG GTTGTCATCATCCAGCCCGTTGACAACGGCAACAAGCCTCACCCTTTCGGCCACGCCCTGGTTGCCGGCATTGAGCGATACCCCTCCAAGATCACCCGCCGCATGTCCAAGACCCGTCAGGAGAAGCgaaacaagatcaagcctttcatcaaggtcatcaacTACAACCACTTGATGCCCACTCGCTACACCCTGGAGCTCGAGGGCCTCAAGGGCGCCGTCTCCAACGACACCTTCAAGGAGGTTTCCCAGCGCgaggatgccaagaagactgTCAAGAAGGTGCTCGAGGAGCGATACACCAGCGGCAAGAACCGATGGTTCTTCACCCCTCTCA AGTTTTAA
- a CDS encoding 4-hydroxyphenylpyruvate dioxygenase — MSPSAITNSPPQQATQPTTVPITSALDQADNTFAVQPPPNFTGYDHITWWVGNAKQAASYYTNLFGFKPIAYKGLETGSRYFASYVIENNDVRFVFTSPLRSEAHFPDDEPISKFDRKLLKEMYVHLERHGDAVKDVAFEVENVDGVYHKAVQEGAIAVQDPKVSKDKEHGSVSTAVICTYGDTTHTLISRQNYTGPFLPGYRAWKKHSATVSLPDVPLARIDHCVGNQSWNEMDSACAFYEQCLSFHRFWSVDDSQICTEFSALSSVVMASPNNIVKMPINEPALGKKKSQIEEYVIFNSGPGVQHIALLTPDIITAVSALRARGVEFIDVPPSYYTDMRHRLKTERRNWELKEEFETLERLNILIDYDEGGYLLQLFTKPLMDRPTVFIEIIQRNDFDGFGAGNFKSLFEAIEREQAERGNL; from the coding sequence ATGTCCCCTtctgccatcaccaactcccCTCCTCAGCAGGCAACTCAGCCTACTACTGTTCCTATCACTTCTGCCCTCGACCAAGCAGACAACACTTTTGCGGTGCAGCCGCCCCCTAACTTCACCGGCTATGATCACATAACCTGGTGGGTTGGCAATGCCAAACAGGCTGCCTCATATTACACCAATCTTTTTGGCTTCAAGCCCATCGCATATAAGGGGCTCGAGACTGGAAGCCGATACTTCGCCTCGTATGTCATTGAGAACAACGATGTCCGCTTCGTTTTCACCTCGCCTCTGCGATCAGAGGCTCATTTCCCAGACGATGAACCTATCTCCAAGTTCGACCgaaagcttctcaaggagatgTATGTTCATCTCGAACGCCATGGCGACGCCGTGAAGGATGTTGCCTTTGAGGTCGAGAATGTCGACGGAGTATATCACAAGGCGGTTCAGGAGGGTGCTATTGCTGTTCAAGACCCCAAGgtcagcaaggacaaggagcATGGCTCCGTCTCCACAGCCGTCATTTGTACATATGGTGATACCACCCATACCCTCATCTCCCGTCAAAACTACACAGGACCCTTCCTCCCTGGCTACCGAGCCTGGAAGAAACATAGTGCCACTGTGTCTCTGCCAGATGTTCCCTTGGCCCGCATCGACCACTGTGTCGGTAACCAGTCCTGGAACGAGATGGACTCAGCCTGCGCTTTCTACGAGCAATGCCTTTCCTTTCACCGTTTTTGGTCTGTGGACGATTCACAGATCTGTACCGAGTTCTCAGCTCTGAGCTCCGTTGTCATGGCTTCACCAAATAACATTGTTAAGATGCCCATCAATGAGCCAGCTCtcggcaagaagaagtccCAGATTGAGGAGTACGTTATCTTCAACTCTGGACCTGGCGTCCAGCATATTGCACTTCTAACTCCcgatatcatcactgccGTCTCAGCCCTACGCGCTCGTGGTGTCGAGTTCATCGACGTTCCACCTTCATATTACACTGACATGCGCCATCGTCTCAAGACAGAGCGTCGCAACtgggagctcaaggaagaattcgagactcttgagcGTCTCAACATCCTAATCGACTACGATGAGGGTGGTTACCTGCTTCAACTATTCACCAAGCCCCTTATGGACCGACCCACAGTCTTCATTGAGATCATTCAGCGCAACGACTTCGACGGCTTCGGCGCCGGTAATTTTAAGAGCTTGTTCGAGGCTATTGAGCGTGAGCAAGCTGAGCGTGGCAACCTATAA
- a CDS encoding transcription initiation factor TFIIH subunit 2, which translates to MADSDGEYVADMSDDDLMDHRVTDDDPQAAKGKSAKSRKGDSARAWEVSKRTWETNLPEEEDGILSLTALEAEKRKRLLRDTTPLQRGIIRHMVLVLDMSFAMTEKDLLPTRYRLTLSYAAAFVREFFEQNPISQLGIIGMRDGVAVRISDIGGNPAEHLEKLKGLENEDPQGNPSLQNALEMCRGALFHAPSHGTREVLIIYGALLSSDPGDIHETIGNLITDRIRVSIVGLSAQVAICADLCSRTNAGDESQYNIAMDEVHFRELFLAATTPPVTRTAEQSTASLLMMGFPSRTLVPNGTTSYCACHNRPFREGYLCTRCGARVCRIPAECPACDLTLILSTHLARSYHHLFPLRNWVEVPWTRANHSTACFSCLAPFPEPPKGKAPDKSREDSGAPKTAKGVSESGRYACEVCGQHFCIDCDVFAHEVVHNCPGCQSLLSKTDAAASLGEANGTAAYTNGDVVMT; encoded by the exons ATGGCCGACTCTGACGGGGAGTATGTCGCCGACATGTCGgacgatgatctcatggATCACCGCGTCACTGACGACGATCCTCAAGCGGCGAAAGGAAAATCTGCCAAATCGAGAAAAGGCGACTCAGCTAGAGCATGGGAAGTCTCGAAACGAACATGGGAGACGAATCTaccagaggaagaagatggaataCTTAGTCTCACAGcgcttgaggctgagaagcgaAAGCGATTACTACGCGATACGACGCCCCTACAAAGAGGAATCATTCGACATATGGTGCTTGTGCTGGATATGTCTTTCGCTATGACCGAGAAGGATCTGCTACCTACAAGGTATCGCCTCACACTGAGCTACGCGGCTGCATTTGTGCGAGAGTTCTTTGAACAAAATCCTATTTCGCAACTAGGAATCATTGGTATGCGAGACGGAGTTGCTGTGAGGATTAGCGATATTGGAGGAAACCCGGCAGAACACTTGGAAAAGCTAAAAGGGCTGGAAAACGAAGATCCCCAGGGCAACCCAAGCTTGCAGAACGCTCTGGAGATGTGTCGAGGAGCTCTGTT CCATGCGCCTTCTCACGGCACACGAGAAGTACTTATCATCTATGGCGCATTACTATCGAGCGACCCCGGCGATATCCATGAAACCATTGGCAACCTGATAACGGATCGAATACGTGTCTCCATTGTCGGTCTTTCCGCCCAGGTCGCTATTTGCGCTGATCTGTGCTCACGAACGAACGCCGGTGACGAGTCACAATACAACATCGCGATGGACGAGGTCCATTTCCGTGAACTTTTCCTTGCAGCCACGACTCCCCCTGTGACGCGCACGGCGGAACAGAGCACAGCCAGtcttctcatgatgggctTCCCGTCCCGAACACTTGTTCCTAACGGGACTACAAGTTACTGCGCGTGCCATAATCGGCCGTTCCGAGAGGGATATCTCTGCACCCGTTGTGGCGCTCGTGTGTGCCGCATCCCAGCTGAGTGCCCAGCTTGTGACCTCACCCTTATTCTATCGACGCACCTTGCCCgctcatatcatcatctcttccCGTTACGAAACTGGGTCGAGGTGCCCTGGACTAGAGCCAATCACTCTACAGCCTGCTTCTCATGCTTAGCGCCATTCCCTGAGCCACCAAAGGGCAAAGCACCCGACAAGTCTAGAGAAGACAGTGGCGCCCCAAAGACAGCCAAGGGCGTCAGTGAAAGTGGGCGATATGCATGTGAGGTGTGTGGACAACACTTTTGCATCGACTGTGACGTCTTTGCCCATGAGGTTGTCCACAACTGCCCAGGCTGCCAGAGCTTATTATCTAAGACAGATGCCGCGGCCTCATTGGGTGAGGCGAACGGCACAGCTGCATATACCAACGGTGATGTTGTAATGACATAG
- a CDS encoding leucyl-tRNA synthetase, cytoplasmic encodes MASTDSVPKAMEALNISKTKELKGTEKRDTLIALEKKYQQKWQDEKVFEANAPTTDEVPLHSIPAAELREQQPKFFGTMAYPYMNGTLHAGHSFSVSKVEFAAGVARMQGKRTLFPMGFHCTGMPIKACADKLVNEVKMFGQDFGGYKDDEPVVEEKTPAAKQAKEDITKFKATKGKAAAKAVKMKYQFQIMQAIGIPTEEIHKFADPQHWLQYFPPLCREDLTNFGCRIDWRRSFVTTDANPYYDAFVRWQMNSLKALNKIKFGKRYTIYSIKDGQPCMDHDRAEGEGVGPQEYTALKIKVLEWAPKAAETLKGKLPDGVNVYQIAATLRPETMYGQTCCFVGPKITYGIFQVNETDYYCMTERAARNMAYQGIFAKEGVIEKAAEIIGSDMVGTLVDAPLSLHKEGVRVLPMETVLPTKGTGVVTSVPSDSPDDFATVTDLAKKADYYGIQKEWAELEIFPIIETPSYGDLCAPFLVKKLKIASPKDTKQLEEAKELAYKEGFYQGVLKVGEFKGEKVEVAKPKVRQQMIDAGQAFAYSEPERKVVSRSADECIVSLMDQWYLDYGEESWKKTALDYVDNGLNTYTPEVKNSFEGVLNWLNQWACARSFGLGSKLPWDPQFLVESLSDSTVYMAYYTIAHLLHKDIFGKTKGSANVEPEQMIDEVWDYIFSRRDLSDEIVTDSKIPKETLEKMRREFEYFYPLDVRVSGKDLINNHLTFMTYNHLALFSREYWPQAIRANGHLMLNGEKMSKSTGNFMTLRDLTEKYGADASRIALADAGDGVNDANFEEDVADTNILRLYTLKEWCEDIVRDQDQLRTGELNSFQDALFNNDMNAVIKEAVEQYVNTNYKLALKAGLYELTSARDFYREACAAAGIKLHRDLALRYIEVQALLLAVVAPHWSEYIWLEVLKNKGTIHNARFPEIKEVVASLSAKRDYVRNTASNVNSAEGLQLKKKAKGKETSFDPKKPKQLTIFVTDKFPAWQAKYIDLLKEMWNVEAKTVNDKELNGKIGKMGEMKKAMPFVQNLKRRLQAGEPASVVLEQKLAFNEKETLLQMVPGLKRTSGLVACHIISVEEGSKKGINLGDGKEVELSVPTAEHAVPGQPTFYFENVEA; translated from the exons ATGGCTTCTACGGATTCTGTCCccaaggctatggaggctctcaacatctccaagaccaaggagctCAAAGGT ACTGAGAAGCGAGACACTTTGATCGCACTCGAGAAGAAATATCAACAGAAATGGCAGGACGAGAAAGTCTTTGAAGCCAATGCTCCCACCACGGATGAGGTGCCCCTCCACTCCATTCCCGCCGCCGAACTTCGGGAGCAGCAGCCCAAATTCTTTGGAACCATGGCCTACCCTTACATGAACGGAACCCTTCACGCTGGTCACTCTTTCTCCGTCAGCAAGGTTGAATTCGCCGCTGGTGTTGCACGCATGCAGGGAAAGCGAACCCTCTTCCCCATGGGCTTCCACTGCACTGGTATGCCCATCAAGGCTTGTGccgacaagctcgtcaacgaaGTTAAGATGTTCGGTCAAGACTTTGGGGGCTACAAGGATGATGAACCTGTCGTCGAAGAGAAGACTCCGGCTGCCAAACAAGCCAAGGAGGACATCACGAAGTTTAAGGCTACAAAAGGCAAGGCTGCAGCAAAGGCTGTCAAAATGAA GTACCAATTTCAGATCATGCAAGCTATTGGCATACCTACAGAGGAGATTCACAAGTTTGCCGACCCTCAACACTGGCTCCAATACTTTCCTCCTCTGTGCAGAGAAGACCTGACCAACTTTGGTTGCCGTATCGACTGGCGCCGATCCTTTGTCACCACAGATGCCAACCCTTACTACGACGCTTTCGTTCGATGGCAGATGAACAGCCTCAAGGCGCTGAACAAGATCAAATTCGGCAAGCGATACACCATCTACTCCATTAAGGATGGCCAGCCGTGCATGGACCACGATCGAgctgagggtgagggtgTTGGACCCCAGGAATACACTGCCCTGAAGATTAAGGTTCTCGAATGGGCGCCCAAAGCTGCCGAGACCTTGAAGGGTAAGCTCCCGGATGGTGTCAATGTTTACCAAATCGCGGCCACTCTGAGGCCTGAGACTATGTATGGCCAGACTTGCTGTTTCGTTGGCCCTAAGATTACCTACGGGATCTTCCAAGTTAATGAGACCGACTACTACTGTATGACGGAGCGCGCAGCAAGGAACATGGCGTACCAGGGTATCTTTGCTAAGGAGGGCgtcattgagaaggctgctgaaaTCATTGGTTCCGACATGGTTGGCACTCTTGTTGATgctcctctctctctacACAAGGAGGGAGTCCGTGTCTTGCCTATGGAGACTGTTCTCCCTACAAAGGGCACTGGAGTTGTCACTTCCGTGCCTTCTGACAGTCCCGATGACTTTGCTACTGTGACCGACCTGGCTAAGAAGGCTGATTATTATGGGATTCAGAAGGAATGGGCCGAGCTCGAGATCTTCCCCATTATTGAGACACCCAGTTACGGTGACCTCTGCGCCCCTTTTCtagtcaagaagctcaagattgcCTCTCCCAAGGATACAAAGCAGCTcgaagaggccaaggagcttgctTACAAGGAGGGCTTCTACCAGGGTGTCCTGAAAGTAGGTGAGttcaagggcgagaaggtcgaggTTGCCAAGCCCAAGGTCCGACAGCAGATGATCGATGCTGGTCAGGCATTCGCCTACTCTGAACCTGAGCGCAAGGTGGTCAGCCGGTCAGCGGATGAATGTATCGTTTCTCTTATGGATCAGTGGTACCTGGACTATGGTGAGGAATCGTGGAAGAAGACCGCCCTTGACTATGTGGACAATGGTCTAAACACTTACACAcctgaggtcaagaacagCTTTGAAGGCGTTCTGAACTGGCTGAACCAGTGGGCTTGTGCTCGGTCCTTCGGTCTTGGCTCGAAGCTGCCTTGGGATCCTCAATTCCTTGTCGAGAGTCTGAGTGATTCAACCGTCTACATGGCCTACTACACTATCGCACATCTCTTGCATAAAGATATTTTCGGCAAGACGAAGGGAAGCGCCAATGTCGAACCCGAACAGATGATCGACGAAGTCTGGGACTATATCTTCAGCCGCCGTGATTTAAGTGACGAGATCGTCACAGACAGCAAGATTCCCAAAGAAactctggagaagatgcgcCGCGAATTTGAGTACTTCTATCCTCTCGACGTGCGAGTATCGGGCAAA GACCTCATAAATAATCATCTGACGTTTATGACTTACAACCATCTTGCCCTATTCTCTCGCGAGTACTGGCCGCAAGCTATTCGTGCAAACGGTCATCTGATGCTGaatggcgagaagatgagTAAGAGCACCGGTAATTTCATGACTCTCCGAGACTTGACAGAGAAATATGGTGCGGATGCTTCTCGTATTGCTCTTGCAGATGCCGGTGACGGTGTAAACGACGCCAatttcgaggaggatgttgccGATACGAACATTCTCCGATTGTATACTCTCAAAGAGTGGTGTGAGGACATCGTTCGGGATCAGGATCAGCTTCGAACTGGCGAATTGAATTCGTTCCAGGACGCTTTGTtcaacaacgacatgaaCGCGGTTATCAAGGAGGCCGTTGAGCAGtatgtcaacaccaactaCAAGCTGGCCTTGAAGGCTGGTCTATATGAGTTGACGAGTGCTCGCGATTTCTATCGAGAAGCCTGTGCAGCAGCTGGCATAAAACTGCACCGCGATCTTGCCCTCCGGTATATCGAGGTACAGGCTCTGTTGCTGGCGGTCGTTGCTCCTCACTGGTCTGAGTACATTTGGCTTGAGGTGCTGAAGAATAAAGGCACTATCCATAATGCTCGATTccccgagatcaaggaggtCGTTGCTTCCCTGTCGGCGAAGCGTGACTATGTACGAAACACTGCTTCCAACGTCAACTCGGCGGAGGGTCTGcaactgaagaagaaggccaagggcaaggagacATCTTTCGACCCTAAGAAGCCTAAGCAACTCACAATCTTTGTCACGGACAAATTTCCAGCTTGGCAAGCGAAATACATTGACCTCTTGAAGGAGATGTGGAACGTGGAGGCCAAGACAGTCAACGATAAGGAGCTCAATGGCAAGATTGGCAAGATGGGCGAAATGAAGAAGGCTATGCCATTTGTGCAGAACCTCAAGAGACGACTTCAGGCCGGTGAACCAGCGAGCGTGGTTCTGGAGCAGAAGCTGGCATTCAACGAGAAAGAGACTCTCCTGCAGATGGTTCCTGGATTGAAGCGAACTAGCGGCCTGGTTGCTTGTCACATCATCTCAGTCGAAGAGGGCAGCAAGAAAGGAATCAATCTCGGAGATGGTAAGGAGGTGGAGCTTTCAGTGCCTACAGCCGAGCATGCAGTCCCTGGACAGCCAACATTCTATTTTGAGAATGTCGAGGCTTGA